A genomic region of Pseudomonas sp. KU43P contains the following coding sequences:
- a CDS encoding ABC transporter substrate-binding protein → MQRRTLLKAGLALGALGSLPFGAHRAFANEPLTFYGLKSMSGAFASYGKYADMGSRLAIAEHPELLGRPLKYKVIDTEGNAGKAVRKVQEAIGQDGARFFQGCTLSSSALAVSKEIHKAGGVFMTPVGADEITGKDCNASTFRWSVPTYGAIRETLVPMIRQLPQAKRWYTITPQYVFGDALLDNARKVFAEFGVEHIGNSYHSLQEQEFSGYLTNAIAAKPDVLVLLNFGSQSSNALRQAVNFGIKDRMKVLLVWSAGLDQFQELGSDVLEGVYLGAQYWHQVDTPLNKQLVAATRKAYGINPNYPLAADYIGTKVMLDAISKAGTFDGAAVSAALQGMRFQGPTGDELIRPGDHQVMKDYYLLRGKPQGQMRDEDDLAEVISAGRSFVEVDHTGCALA, encoded by the coding sequence ATGCAAAGACGTACCCTGCTCAAGGCAGGCCTTGCCCTGGGTGCCTTAGGTAGCCTCCCCTTCGGAGCGCACCGGGCATTCGCCAACGAACCGCTGACCTTCTACGGGCTCAAGTCCATGTCCGGTGCCTTCGCCAGCTATGGCAAGTACGCCGACATGGGGTCGCGCCTGGCCATCGCCGAGCACCCAGAGCTGCTCGGCCGCCCGCTCAAGTACAAAGTCATCGACACCGAAGGCAATGCCGGCAAGGCGGTGCGCAAGGTACAGGAAGCCATCGGCCAGGATGGCGCGCGCTTCTTCCAGGGTTGCACCCTGTCGTCCTCGGCACTGGCGGTGTCGAAGGAAATCCACAAGGCCGGCGGCGTATTCATGACCCCGGTCGGCGCCGACGAAATCACCGGCAAGGACTGCAACGCCTCGACCTTCCGTTGGTCGGTGCCCACCTACGGCGCCATTCGCGAAACGCTGGTGCCGATGATTCGCCAACTGCCCCAGGCCAAGCGCTGGTACACAATCACCCCGCAGTACGTGTTCGGCGATGCACTGCTGGACAACGCCCGCAAGGTGTTCGCCGAGTTCGGCGTGGAACACATCGGCAACAGCTACCACTCCCTGCAGGAGCAGGAATTCTCCGGCTACCTGACCAACGCCATCGCCGCCAAGCCCGACGTGCTGGTACTGCTCAACTTCGGCAGCCAATCGTCCAACGCCCTGCGTCAGGCGGTGAACTTCGGCATCAAGGACCGCATGAAAGTGCTGCTGGTGTGGTCGGCCGGGCTCGACCAGTTCCAGGAACTGGGCAGCGACGTGCTCGAAGGCGTGTACTTGGGCGCGCAGTACTGGCACCAGGTCGATACCCCGCTCAACAAGCAATTGGTCGCGGCCACGCGCAAGGCCTACGGCATCAACCCCAACTACCCGCTGGCGGCCGACTACATCGGCACCAAGGTGATGCTCGATGCCATCAGCAAGGCCGGCACCTTCGACGGCGCCGCCGTATCTGCTGCCTTGCAAGGCATGCGCTTCCAGGGCCCGACCGGCGACGAGCTGATCCGCCCCGGCGACCATCAGGTCATGAAGGATTACTACCTGCTGCGCGGCAAGCCCCAGGGGCAGATGCGCGACGAGGACGACCTGGCCGAAGTCATCAGCGCCGGCCGCTCGTTCGTCGAGGTCGACCACACCGGTTGCGCCCTGGCCTGA
- a CDS encoding FadR/GntR family transcriptional regulator, which produces MLKPKRKRQKLSDVIVESVKRSIVTDSLHPGDRLPTERELMEHFECSKGTAREALKALEVEGLVSTRTGPSGGAYLNEVGTEPASRALRNYLHFQHLDGEQVYQLRKVIEVELAVSVMGQLSDADYAALQANIDFCSTPEDSEQGQREQRLAELEFHTLLAHRCPNPLLRFMAVFLNDLLRDLVVLKKAYLPKRQQFAAANIDYHKQLMLALRASDEPAVRRLMHEHMCDAEHHMTALEGEVARHFLLEFEHNH; this is translated from the coding sequence ATGCTCAAACCCAAACGCAAGCGCCAGAAGCTGTCCGACGTGATCGTCGAATCGGTCAAGCGCTCGATCGTGACCGATTCCTTGCACCCCGGCGACCGTCTGCCCACCGAGCGCGAGCTGATGGAGCACTTCGAATGCTCCAAGGGCACCGCCCGCGAGGCGCTCAAGGCCCTGGAAGTCGAGGGCCTGGTCAGCACTCGCACCGGCCCAAGTGGCGGCGCCTACCTGAACGAGGTCGGCACCGAACCCGCCAGCCGCGCACTGCGTAATTACCTGCACTTCCAGCACCTCGACGGCGAGCAGGTGTATCAGCTGCGCAAGGTCATCGAAGTCGAGCTGGCGGTGTCGGTGATGGGCCAGCTCAGCGACGCGGACTACGCCGCCCTGCAGGCCAATATCGATTTCTGCAGCACCCCGGAAGACAGCGAACAAGGCCAGCGCGAACAGCGCCTGGCAGAGCTGGAGTTCCACACCCTGTTGGCGCATCGCTGCCCCAACCCGCTGCTGCGCTTCATGGCGGTGTTCCTCAACGACCTGCTACGCGACCTGGTGGTACTGAAAAAAGCCTACCTGCCCAAGCGCCAGCAGTTCGCCGCGGCCAACATCGACTACCACAAGCAATTGATGCTCGCCCTGCGCGCCAGCGATGAGCCCGCTGTACGCCGGCTGATGCACGAACACATGTGCGACGCCGAGCACCACATGACCGCGCTCGAAGGCGAGGTCGCCCGCCACTTCCTGCTGGAGTTCGAACACAACCACTGA
- a CDS encoding PP0621 family protein, whose translation MVRLLFWIALIAAAFWLWRKFKTSQQSPSEPKLDAPLKMVRCAHCGVHLPNDRALHRGNEWYCSPAHLEQGPGRQ comes from the coding sequence ATGGTTCGCCTACTTTTCTGGATCGCCCTGATCGCCGCCGCGTTCTGGCTGTGGCGCAAATTCAAGACCAGCCAGCAATCGCCCTCCGAGCCCAAACTCGATGCCCCGCTGAAGATGGTGCGCTGCGCCCATTGCGGCGTGCACCTGCCCAATGACCGGGCGCTGCACCGTGGTAACGAGTGGTATTGCAGCCCGGCGCACCTGGAACAAGGGCCAGGGCGCCAGTAA